A single region of the Halobellus ruber genome encodes:
- a CDS encoding DUF4864 domain-containing protein, producing the protein MTDADYPVEGLPTPDPSYGPERVIGIQLDALASNDDPVPNAGIGTAYNFASPANRRHTGPFDRFVRMVEGPRYAPMIDHVEAVRGPLERDGSQAKQRVTLTGAGGRTATYEFGVSKQSGGRFDGCWLTDRVRVV; encoded by the coding sequence ATGACTGACGCGGACTACCCCGTCGAGGGGCTCCCGACGCCGGATCCCTCCTACGGTCCCGAGCGGGTCATCGGGATCCAACTCGACGCGCTTGCGTCGAACGACGACCCGGTCCCGAACGCGGGGATCGGCACGGCGTACAATTTCGCATCACCGGCGAACCGACGGCACACCGGGCCTTTCGATCGGTTCGTCCGGATGGTCGAGGGGCCGCGGTACGCGCCGATGATCGACCACGTCGAGGCCGTCCGGGGACCGCTCGAACGGGACGGCAGCCAAGCCAAGCAGCGCGTCACGCTCACGGGGGCCGGCGGTCGGACGGCCACCTACGAGTTCGGCGTCTCGAAGCAGTCCGGCGGCCGGTTCGACGGCTGCTGGCTCACCGACCGCGTCCGCGTCGTGTGA
- a CDS encoding NAD(P)H-hydrate epimerase yields MTQNTFRTAAGTAVTAVTAAGMREVDRVAVEEVGVQLLQMMENAGRALARHVRDASEGGRVVVVAGDGGNGGGGLACARHLANREVPVRVVLDRPPGELSGAAALQYRILEAMDVGVATGAEAVARFDEPTVAVDALIGYGVSGEVRPPAADCVRELNGRSDPVVSLDVPSGMDATTGDTHGVRVNPDRTVTLALPKTGVDAVDGALYLADIGIPATVYERLDIDYDPPFGDGDWVELVG; encoded by the coding sequence ATGACGCAGAACACGTTCCGAACCGCGGCGGGCACCGCGGTGACGGCGGTCACCGCCGCGGGGATGCGGGAGGTCGACCGCGTCGCGGTCGAGGAAGTCGGGGTGCAGCTGCTGCAGATGATGGAGAACGCCGGGCGGGCGCTGGCCCGACACGTCCGCGACGCCTCCGAAGGCGGCCGCGTGGTCGTCGTGGCGGGCGACGGCGGCAACGGCGGCGGCGGGCTGGCGTGTGCGCGCCACCTCGCCAACCGCGAGGTGCCGGTCCGGGTCGTCCTCGACCGGCCGCCGGGGGAGCTGAGCGGCGCGGCCGCCCTCCAGTACCGGATCCTCGAGGCGATGGACGTCGGTGTCGCAACCGGCGCCGAGGCGGTCGCCCGGTTCGACGAGCCGACCGTCGCCGTCGACGCGCTCATCGGCTACGGGGTCAGCGGGGAGGTGCGGCCGCCCGCCGCCGACTGCGTCCGGGAGTTGAACGGGCGGTCCGACCCCGTGGTCTCCCTCGACGTGCCCTCCGGGATGGACGCCACCACCGGCGACACCCACGGCGTCAGGGTCAACCCCGACCGGACGGTGACGCTTGCCCTCCCGAAGACCGGGGTCGACGCCGTCGACGGGGCGCTGTACCTCGCGGACATCGGGATCCCCGCGACGGTCTACGAGCGGCTGGACATCGACTACGATCCACCCTTCGGCGACGGCGACTGGGTCGAACTCGTCGGGTAG
- a CDS encoding dihydrofolate reductase, with translation MSVAAVADNGTIGRDGELPWPSIPADRRQYRERIADDPVVLGRVTFESMLEDLPGTAQVVLSRSRSDFDVDTAFHASGVDDAVGVAASLGAERAYVIGGGAIYDLFQPVIDRMVLSRVHGEYEGDSHFPEWDADEWTLTDTVEYDRFTLEEWVRKR, from the coding sequence ATGAGCGTCGCGGCGGTGGCGGACAACGGCACCATCGGACGTGACGGCGAACTCCCGTGGCCGTCGATCCCGGCGGACAGACGCCAGTACCGCGAGCGGATCGCCGACGACCCCGTCGTCCTGGGCCGGGTCACCTTCGAGTCGATGCTCGAGGACCTACCCGGGACGGCGCAGGTCGTGTTGAGCCGGTCGCGATCCGACTTCGACGTCGACACCGCATTCCACGCCTCGGGGGTCGACGACGCCGTCGGGGTCGCGGCGTCGCTTGGCGCCGAGCGGGCGTACGTGATCGGCGGCGGCGCCATCTACGACCTGTTTCAGCCCGTGATCGACCGGATGGTGCTGAGCCGGGTCCACGGCGAGTACGAGGGCGATTCGCACTTTCCGGAGTGGGACGCCGACGAGTGGACGTTGACGGACACCGTAGAATACGACCGGTTCACGCTCGAGGAGTGGGTCCGGAAGCGGTGA
- a CDS encoding DUF7861 family protein encodes MNHDRLHAREPTHDADRWSTGTVEAIERRDGHCIVTVEADDGDAVELVVTLAVRDLFLRRLPISEDASPVGERVWYRKHGGSG; translated from the coding sequence GTGAATCACGATCGTCTCCACGCCCGAGAGCCGACCCACGATGCCGACCGCTGGTCCACCGGGACCGTCGAGGCGATCGAGCGCCGGGACGGTCACTGCATCGTTACCGTCGAGGCCGACGACGGCGACGCGGTCGAACTCGTCGTGACGCTCGCGGTTCGGGACCTGTTCCTTCGCCGCCTGCCGATCAGCGAGGACGCGTCGCCGGTCGGCGAACGCGTCTGGTATCGAAAACACGGCGGGTCGGGGTGA